A window of the Actinomycetes bacterium genome harbors these coding sequences:
- a CDS encoding restriction endonuclease has translation MERYIVKEDGEQELYIPGKIKKSLLKAGAEPQIAEHIIAFIEENLQKVSKSKDIYRLVLTQLKKKQPAAAIKYTLKKAIMDMGPAGYTFERYFAKILERYGYITRVGTMVKGHCVEHEIDVIANKDQDHFMVECKYHNHPGTKSDLKTALYIYARFLDLKKGNHSNSHKYQFSQAWLVTNTKCTTEAVKYANCVNMNIIAWHYPKGRNLEYYIEAKKLYPVSILPGLKKKKRYKLFENEIYTIQDLLKNKPEFISNLLGLDKDSCNRLFARAAMLL, from the coding sequence ATGGAAAGGTACATAGTCAAGGAAGACGGTGAACAGGAATTATACATCCCGGGAAAAATTAAGAAATCACTTCTAAAGGCAGGCGCTGAACCACAAATTGCAGAACATATAATAGCATTTATTGAAGAAAACCTTCAGAAAGTATCTAAATCAAAAGATATCTATAGGCTGGTATTAACCCAGCTGAAGAAAAAACAACCGGCAGCGGCAATAAAATATACCCTCAAAAAGGCCATAATGGACATGGGACCGGCAGGCTATACTTTTGAGAGATATTTTGCAAAAATATTGGAGCGTTATGGCTACATAACCCGGGTAGGAACCATGGTAAAAGGTCATTGTGTGGAGCATGAAATTGATGTAATTGCAAATAAAGACCAGGACCATTTTATGGTCGAATGTAAATATCATAACCATCCCGGCACTAAAAGTGATTTGAAAACGGCTCTATATATTTATGCCCGCTTCCTTGATTTAAAAAAAGGAAATCATAGCAACTCCCACAAATACCAGTTTTCCCAGGCCTGGCTGGTTACTAATACCAAATGCACCACCGAAGCAGTGAAGTACGCAAATTGTGTCAATATGAATATAATAGCCTGGCATTATCCCAAAGGCAGAAACCTTGAATATTACATAGAAGCAAAAAAACTGTATCCGGTTTCCATACTGCCGGGATTAAAAAAGAAAAAAAGGTACAAGTTGTTTGAAAATGAAATCTATACCATACAGGATTTACTAAAAAACAAGCCTGAATTTATTTCCAATCTTTTAGGTTTAGATAAAGATTCCTGCAACCGGCTATTTGCCAGAGCAGCCATGCTGCTGTAG
- a CDS encoding class I SAM-dependent methyltransferase codes for MKKKCKICNSGTTEIFQKDSGIKYYFCSQCEFIFKDEASSISRQEELERYNLHNNSYDDGSYVEYFKKFINNAVLDYSNSKKGLDFGSGPYPVLAIILEKEYGFKMDIYDLFYSPYRIYEGKKYNLITATEVVEHLQKPLDYFYLFKQCLDSDSLLAVMTLFHPGDKQQFLDWYYTRDDCHRSFYNLNTMKNIAKRVGLKVIYTDNYRYISFKPV; via the coding sequence ATGAAAAAAAAATGCAAGATTTGCAATAGCGGGACAACGGAGATATTTCAGAAAGATTCGGGTATAAAATATTACTTCTGTTCACAATGCGAGTTTATATTTAAAGATGAAGCCTCCAGTATTTCCAGGCAGGAAGAGCTGGAAAGATATAACCTGCATAACAACTCATATGATGATGGTTCCTATGTAGAATATTTTAAAAAATTTATAAATAATGCTGTATTGGATTACAGCAATAGTAAAAAGGGTCTGGACTTTGGAAGCGGACCTTATCCGGTGTTGGCAATCATACTGGAAAAAGAGTATGGCTTTAAAATGGATATTTATGATCTTTTTTACTCTCCGTATAGAATATATGAAGGTAAAAAATACAATCTGATAACTGCTACCGAGGTAGTAGAGCACCTGCAGAAACCTCTGGATTACTTCTATCTATTTAAACAGTGTCTGGACAGCGATAGCTTACTGGCGGTTATGACTCTATTTCACCCCGGGGATAAACAGCAATTTCTTGACTGGTACTATACGCGGGATGACTGTCACCGGTCCTTCTATAATCTAAACACTATGAAAAATATAGCCAAAAGGGTGGGTCTAAAAGTTATTTATACTGATAATTACAGGTATATATCTTTTAAGCCTGTCTGA
- a CDS encoding VOC family protein produces MFKRLIPNLMVEDVNKTIKFYQETLGCFELVRTFPEKGRFDWAMMRCEGADIMFQSRESLSNKIPQFKQMKMGGSMVIYIETEGVKELYSWLTGKAEIVKELHQTSWGRKEFFIKDCNGYTIVFAQ; encoded by the coding sequence ATGTTTAAAAGACTGATTCCAAATTTAATGGTTGAAGACGTAAATAAAACTATAAAATTCTACCAGGAAACATTGGGCTGCTTTGAGCTTGTTCGAACTTTTCCTGAAAAGGGAAGGTTTGACTGGGCGATGATGCGTTGCGAAGGAGCTGATATTATGTTCCAGTCCAGGGAAAGCCTTTCTAATAAGATTCCACAATTTAAGCAGATGAAAATGGGTGGTTCGATGGTTATATATATTGAAACTGAAGGTGTGAAGGAGTTATACAGTTGGCTGACAGGAAAGGCAGAAATAGTAAAAGAACTGCACCAAACTTCCTGGGGAAGAAAAGAATTCTTTATTAAAGACTGTAACGGTTACACCATTGTATTTGCCCAGTAG
- a CDS encoding formate/nitrite transporter family protein, producing the protein MHPFDVQFDDYSPADMEKRVETASKNKAQLNFLSLLMLAILAGSFIALGAQFYTVVTFDSNLSIGITRLVGGVAFSLGLILVIVAGAELFTGNNLIMMGIASGVVTYRQMLKNWLISYIGNFLGSISVVYLIYLTNLWKAKDCFLGASSVLIAASKVNLSFMEGFSRGILCNALVCLAVWLCFSARTVISKIAAIIFPITAFVASGFEHSIANMYFIPLGMLLKNNPEVNSALIRINPGINLSNLNILGFLGNLFSVTIGNIIGGAVMVGVVYWIIIVLPIRLKKKNDIFKV; encoded by the coding sequence ATGCATCCGTTCGACGTCCAATTTGATGATTATTCTCCTGCGGACATGGAAAAAAGGGTAGAGACTGCCAGCAAAAATAAGGCACAGCTGAATTTTCTGAGTTTGTTGATGCTGGCCATATTGGCTGGAAGCTTTATCGCTCTTGGTGCTCAATTCTACACTGTAGTTACTTTTGATTCCAATTTAAGTATAGGAATAACTAGGCTTGTTGGTGGGGTTGCTTTCTCTCTGGGGCTTATACTGGTAATAGTGGCAGGGGCAGAACTTTTTACTGGAAATAATTTAATCATGATGGGGATTGCTTCCGGGGTAGTTACTTACAGGCAGATGCTTAAGAATTGGCTGATCAGCTACATAGGTAATTTTTTAGGCTCCATAAGTGTAGTATACCTTATTTATCTAACCAATTTGTGGAAGGCAAAAGATTGCTTCCTAGGAGCAAGTTCGGTATTAATTGCTGCCAGCAAGGTAAATTTAAGCTTCATGGAGGGATTCTCCAGGGGCATATTGTGTAATGCTCTGGTGTGTCTGGCGGTATGGCTTTGTTTTAGTGCTAGGACTGTAATCAGCAAGATAGCAGCCATAATATTTCCCATAACCGCTTTTGTTGCTTCAGGTTTCGAACACAGTATTGCTAATATGTATTTTATTCCATTGGGCATGCTTTTAAAAAATAATCCAGAGGTTAATTCAGCGTTAATAAGAATTAATCCCGGTATTAATCTTAGTAATTTAAATATATTAGGTTTCCTTGGTAATTTGTTTTCGGTAACTATCGGGAATATCATAGGCGGTGCAGTTATGGTAGGAGTTGTATACTGGATTATTATAGTCCTGCCTATAAGGCTCAAGAAGAAAAATGATATCTTTAAAGTTTAA
- a CDS encoding 2,4-dienoyl-CoA reductase gives MSNKDTALAQPIKIGKKTASNRFVIQPMECADASENGGFSEKTIERYKNLFEGDAGVIVFESITMQYDSRARNAQISLQPGNKDNIKEWAKFIKDMKEINPKPLLIVQLNHSGEVSGSKFSKRVCVKPLHGFGGEVIGEDYVEDTIDLFVEASKILYELGADGVDLKFCHGYFGSQVLRPYNDRNWKYGGPWENRRRFAFDMVEKVRKVVNDDNFIVGSKVSMWEGFPGGQGTAGPDSPIVDLTESIDLCKGLEERGANFILESTGNPSVTMELHMPYRQKPDDVYIHFTMAKIIKENVSKDMAVMGGAYSVLNNGKNFLRAVQPEWNSLVHWGNYNIEQGNTDMVALGRQSLADPKLPAKYLNDKEDDIDWCIACDKCVELLIRQENVGCTVYDKYYKDLVRKVRKEFGPLRAKVTGED, from the coding sequence ATGAGCAACAAAGATACCGCTCTGGCACAACCCATTAAAATAGGTAAAAAGACAGCCAGCAACAGGTTTGTCATTCAGCCTATGGAGTGCGCAGATGCGAGCGAAAACGGAGGATTTTCAGAAAAAACAATTGAACGCTACAAAAACTTATTTGAGGGTGATGCCGGGGTTATAGTTTTTGAGTCTATAACCATGCAGTATGACAGCAGAGCTAGGAATGCACAGATAAGCCTGCAGCCGGGAAACAAGGATAATATCAAGGAATGGGCAAAATTCATAAAAGATATGAAAGAAATAAATCCCAAACCTTTACTGATTGTCCAGCTCAATCATTCCGGTGAAGTATCAGGAAGCAAATTCTCCAAGAGGGTATGTGTTAAGCCCCTTCATGGTTTTGGAGGAGAGGTAATTGGCGAAGACTATGTGGAAGATACCATTGACTTGTTTGTGGAAGCATCGAAAATATTATACGAGCTGGGTGCTGATGGCGTAGACCTGAAGTTCTGTCATGGATATTTTGGTTCCCAGGTACTGAGACCCTATAATGACCGTAATTGGAAATATGGCGGACCATGGGAAAACAGGAGAAGATTTGCTTTTGATATGGTTGAAAAGGTAAGAAAAGTAGTAAACGATGATAACTTCATTGTTGGCTCCAAAGTGTCCATGTGGGAAGGTTTTCCTGGTGGACAGGGTACTGCAGGTCCGGATAGCCCCATAGTTGATTTAACAGAATCAATCGACCTGTGCAAGGGTTTGGAAGAAAGGGGCGCAAACTTCATACTTGAATCTACCGGTAATCCTTCAGTGACCATGGAGCTGCACATGCCTTACAGGCAAAAACCGGATGATGTGTACATTCACTTTACCATGGCTAAAATTATAAAAGAAAATGTTAGCAAAGATATGGCAGTAATGGGCGGTGCCTATTCAGTACTTAACAATGGTAAGAATTTCTTGCGTGCAGTTCAGCCTGAATGGAATTCACTTGTCCATTGGGGTAACTACAATATAGAACAAGGTAATACAGATATGGTAGCTCTGGGAAGGCAGTCACTGGCAGATCCCAAGCTCCCGGCCAAATATCTCAATGACAAAGAAGACGATATCGACTGGTGTATTGCCTGTGACAAATGTGTTGAGCTGTTAATAAGGCAGGAAAATGTTGGTTGTACAGTATACGATAAATATTACAAAGATCTGGTAAGAAAGGTAAGAAAAGAATTCGGTCCATTACGAGCCAAGGTTACTGGCGAGGACTAG
- a CDS encoding helix-turn-helix transcriptional regulator, with product MKDTDFLKEIISRQNHFDSKEKFEQFFKFIFNNIRDGISILDVDLNIIGVNFLLENWFSHKIPFTGEKCYKIYHNRESPCIGCPTLKAIKGKRTIRGIMPYDEPDKEKNWHEIYSFPLYNEKDEVEAIIEYIKDPTETSSYKKAVNDLKQKLNFQKQTISDQETALRVLINQTKKTENDISSNIIYNINNSLKPIIHNLKSRLKDSEEIKYVTMLEERLDSIASPFLKKISSKKYNLTPTEIQVAKLIREGNRIKDIASILQVSRKTVCFHRMNIRKKLDLVNSKTNLQNYLNELN from the coding sequence ATGAAAGATACTGACTTTTTAAAAGAAATCATAAGCAGGCAAAACCACTTTGACAGCAAAGAAAAATTTGAACAGTTTTTTAAATTCATTTTTAACAATATTAGAGATGGAATAAGCATACTGGATGTAGATTTAAACATTATTGGAGTAAATTTTCTCCTGGAAAACTGGTTTTCCCATAAAATTCCATTCACAGGAGAAAAGTGCTATAAAATATATCATAACCGGGAGTCTCCATGCATCGGGTGTCCCACCTTGAAAGCTATAAAGGGAAAAAGGACCATAAGGGGTATTATGCCTTATGACGAACCGGATAAGGAAAAGAACTGGCATGAAATTTATTCCTTTCCCCTTTATAATGAGAAAGATGAAGTAGAGGCAATTATTGAATATATTAAAGATCCTACTGAAACTTCAAGCTACAAAAAAGCAGTAAATGATTTAAAGCAGAAACTCAATTTTCAAAAACAAACTATTTCCGACCAGGAAACAGCTTTAAGGGTACTAATTAATCAGACAAAGAAAACGGAAAATGATATTTCCAGTAATATAATTTACAATATCAATAATTCCTTAAAACCCATAATTCACAATTTAAAATCAAGGCTAAAAGATAGTGAAGAAATAAAGTATGTTACTATGCTTGAAGAAAGGCTGGACAGTATTGCCTCTCCTTTCTTAAAGAAGATAAGTTCCAAAAAATATAATCTAACCCCCACCGAGATTCAGGTGGCCAAACTTATAAGGGAGGGCAATAGAATAAAAGATATTGCCAGCATACTTCAGGTATCCAGAAAAACTGTATGCTTTCACCGGATGAATATCAGAAAGAAGCTGGATCTGGTAAATAGCAAAACCAATCTACAAAACTACCTTAATGAGCTGAATTAG